A stretch of DNA from Fundulus heteroclitus isolate FHET01 unplaced genomic scaffold, MU-UCD_Fhet_4.1 scaffold_653, whole genome shotgun sequence:
AGGTTCAGGAGGTGTGGattctcatttatttttaacatcagCTGAAGAACAAAGACTGATAAAAACCAGGAAACTTTGAACCTTTGCCTAAACAAATGCTTTATTAGGTACCAGAAATAATAACCAAAGTGTATGCTGGACTattatagtaataaaaaaaagtgagatgAAGTTTCTGAGAGAAAGACCCAATCAATCTCTTTCatatttttccccccctccatGCACCCAGGGCTTTTGCAGGGGCTACCGTGCACGACTTCTTTAACTGGCTCTCGGTGCTGGTGCTGCTGCCTCTGGAAGCGGCCACTGGTTATTTGTATGTGGTGACCGAGCTCATCATCGACTCCTTTCAGATCCAGAGTGGAGATGCACCGGACCTGTTGAACGTCATCACCGACGTCCTCACTGAGGCCATCATACAGGTGAGATGCTGCGGACCTTATTTTAAACATTCATGTGCTTGAGGCACTTTTCTCCTTGTGTACAGGTAAGTCTTAGAAAAATTGGAAGCTTGTGTTCCTTTGCTATGGAttgtctttctgtgtttttgttattcTTTCCTTGAATCAGTGCCCTATctttgaaatgcaaacaaatcgtAATGGAATGCACGTTTCGAGGAAGATAGTCATTAATCTGCAGTTTAATGCTTGTAATAACTGGGTGTTGTTGTTGATTTCATGTTCTTGTCTTTATCTGGGCGATAAGAAGCCATCGTAAAATGCTCTTatcttggaactgttttcgtctTTCCTTCTGTCTCAGCTGGATGACTCTGTCCTCGGTGACATTGCCAGTGGAggctctgaggccagaaacaaaAGCATGATCAAGAGATGGTGCCAAACCCAGTTCAACACAGTAAGATGTGCTGCTGAGCCCAGTCAGATTTGCTACAAATAACTGGCACTGTGAGATgttaagattaaaaaataaataaaataatcaattaCCGTCAAACTACGTATGTGTTTTAGACCTTACAGAACGTCACAGTTCCCGGCCCAGAGAACTGCACCTCTCCGGCTTTCTGCTGGGTTGATGGCAACATTACCGTCACTCTGAAGAACGTGTCTGAAGAGTACAACACACAGAAATGTAAGACATAtgcgcaaaaaaaaagaaaaaaatcattcttCTATGGAAAAATGGACCCTGTGTAAAGCAAATCATACAATTCATGGTATAGTCAGTTATTTACTGAAGGAATTAGTACTTTTCTTTAAGTTTTTGCCTTAGAATGCTTTCACATCTTGTCATATTTATAACGACACTAATGTTCCCTAACAAAGCTGGGCCCTCACAGAGCGACTGTGCTTCTACTGAGACTACATTATATCGATTGGTTCTAGTTTTAAATTAGTTAACTAATTTTGATTAGTGGTATTGGAAAAAAAGGGCTGAGTACATCTGCGCAGAAAGCTTCCgacttttatctgtaaaaatacaatccttttatatttttatacccttttcattttacaattatgtgctactttagACCGGGCCTATCACGTGTAATTCCAGTGACACATACAGTAGTTGTGACTTATAATTTGACAAAGGTCAATTGGTACAAATATCTTTATTAGGCAAGGGGCAAAGGTTTAAAACTATCGCCCAGTGAGGGCGTAACAGTTCACGTATTCATACCAAAAATATCCCGTACAGCCCTGTATGTTCTGTACTCACATGCACTAAATGAATACATTATTTAATTCCTGAACATGTGCATATTGTTTATGCGTGGACCTAAATGCACAATGCAACGTCCTTTAAAAATTGACGTCAAAACAAAACTTACAGGACTCCATGCTCTCATTAAACTCTGGTATCTGGCGAGATTGTAAGGTTTCTCATGCAGCCACAGTGGAGGAAGACAGGTGGATGGAAGCAAAGCTTTATGTCAACGTATCCATTTTTAAACAGCAGTAGGGTAGATAGCTCGCTCTGCACCTAACTGACTTACTTACCTATTACAACTCAAGCGAAAAGATACTGGAGAAAAATCAGCTGATATCCAAATGGCTATCTGTAGCATCCAGTCAGTGCAAACTCCATACATCCTGCAAAATGCAAGTCAGAGGAAACTCTGTCGAGTTTCTCCAAATTCACATCCATCAGGGACACTAGGCTGTCAAAatcttaaaacaactccaaacatgtttaatcatgttttattctcAAATATGGGCTCAGTGTTAAAGGAAAATTGTTAAACATCAATATTGATTATTCTTAAGTGGTTATATTGTTATATAATCTTTCTATCCAGGCATTGGCTATGCCTGTAGTTGCTGGTTTTAGAAGTGCAGGGATCCTCAATTCTAGAGCCATTAAAACGGTTCTGTAAAGCTACGAAATGGCTCTGTGAAAATCCCAGAGGATCAGTAGTTCTGAAATACTCAGGCCAACTTGAGTTACATCAACAACAATGGCACATTCAAAGTCACCTCAATCCCATTTTATATCCAGTCTGGTGTTAAGTTTCAGCTCCAGCATGTCCTCTTTCCCAACTGCTGCCCTGTGATTTGTTTTAACAAGTAATTGAACAGGCGTAACTAGTAGGTGGTGTATATATCGTAATCATATGTGCATACCATTCTGAATGCAGATGCCCATATTCACTTGTTGTTCccttgtttttgtgtgtgtttctgtaggCCGTCACCTCTTTGTGGACGTGAACCTTTCTGATCTGGCGGTGGGTCTCATCCTGCTGGCTCTCtctctgttggttctgtgttccTGCCTGGTCTGCATTGTTAAGCTGCTTAACTCCATGCTGAAGGGACAAGTGGCTTCAGTCATCAAGAAAATCCTCAACACCGGTGAGCAGCTTCACACTCTGGACGTTCAGTCAGCCGAATAACACGAATGGGTGGGCAAAACACTAAAATGTTGCGTTTGCGTCCATGCATGCTTGTATGTGCACAGATTTCCCGTTTCCGTTTGGCTGGGTCACAGGTTACATCGCCATCATAGTTGGAGCTGGAATGACTTTCATCGTGCAGAGCAGTTCTGTGTTCACATCAGCCATTACTCCTCTTGTTGGTGAGATCCATCAATGTATATAATAAGGCAGACACAAGAAGTGGTCCTTAACAATTAGTCTGTTTGTATGAAAATATCTGCATATTTTAATCGATCATTTTCGGTGAAATAGGTATCGGTGTCATCAGCTTAGAGAGGGCATATCCACTGTCTTTGGGCTCAAACATTGGTACCACCACCACAGCCATTCTGGCAGCAATGGCTAGCCCTGGAGAAAGGCTGGCTAATGCTCTACAGGTCAGTAAAGCATCCACAAAATGACTGCTGTGGGCTAAAATCTGGGATTACTTTTGAAGTGGTTTTATTAGAATTGTCTTTAAATCTGtcaggtgaaaaaaaagttcatcTAGATATAAcgtcattaaaaaaatttagctgaaataaaaatttcAGCTACATTTTCTAAATTGATAAAAATTTGACAATAAGTGAACAAAGATTTATAAActctaaatgaattaaaacaagGAATGTTTTAAGTCAAGTAAGAAATTACAGTACGACAAAAAAAGCATAAGCATTCATTGTTCAGTTATgcttttaattatgaatatagaaattcaaaataaaaatcatgattAATTATTTGGAAACCCAACCAAAATcacaacaaatatatatattcaaagtACACTAGGGGTTTGTGATGACTAGCACATCGATGAGACATCTGTGAGAGTTTATTAACCAAAATACCCTGATATAACCAAACTATTTGAGTCACAAACTCTTTAACTAACTAGAAACACACTACTACACTACTAACTAATAATCAAAGATAAAATGCAATCAAATGAGAACGAGTAAGCAAGAACAAAATGATACATTTGGACCAGCACTTCGTGGACAATTGAACAGGCAACCGTAAAGCTTCACTCTGATTCCAGCATGTGATTACTTGTCAACCAGCACCAGCAAATTATGTGAAACAAACAACTTGGAGTGTATAAGCAGAAATGGAACATTCATAGGGTGATTAATGTTTTGATCGCTGTTAAGGGGCAAGACAGAGGAAGAGCTAGGTCGTGTGCATTTAAACGTGAGTATAGCAGTTAGCTGCTAGCCACTAGCGAACTCCCAgaacaataaaatgtgttcatAGGAAACAGAGATGTGTTCATAGGGAGGCAAGAATGGTCTAGCCTCCAGCTGCTAACTAACTTCCCAGAACAAAGGGTTTTAAAAATAGCAGACTATGCGCTCACAGGCTGGGCAAGGAAGACAAAGGGTTAGTAACCCCAAATGCCTTGGACTGTTAATGGACTATTTCAAACACAgagactgaaacaaaaaaacatatcaaacaGTCCTTGCATGAAAACTCAGCTCGTAGTCTGAAGCAACAGTTCAATACTTTGAACTTTGGTTTAGGACCGTCCTACTtctaaaaaacagcaacaatttGGCTGCAGAAATTTGCCAGCAGaaattcacctgcaaaaaaATATGCTTGCGAAAATTCATCTGCAAGAATCCACCTGCGAATGTGTTGACTGTCTGGTGACTCAAGCTAAAGCAATCAGTGCGTTGGGCAAAGGCGAGTCTCTTAATAGTTAGCTTGTTAGTGGCTAACTGTTAAGAGACTGGTGCCCCAAACGCACCCAACCCACTAGTGTGTCACAAGATCAAACGAGCGGAATTTGATTGGCTGAAAGCCTCTCGACTCGATCCAGTGCTGATTGCTTTGGCTTGAGTCACCAGAAAGTCAACACATTCGCAGACAAATTTCTGCAGCTGAATTTTTGCAGCCGAATCTTTCCAGTGGGAATTTTTCAGgcaaatttaaagtaaaaaaaacaacacatgcattattttatatgacaaaaattctgttataaattCAATGTCTAAAATATATATGATTCTAATGAGGCTATGTTCTTTCCAAGCACCAGTACGTTCGATGCGTACGGTTTGGGGCACCAGTCTCTTAACAGTTAGCCACTAACAAGCTAACTGTTAAGAGACTCGCCTTTGCCCAACACACTGGTGTCACATGATGAAATGAGCACAATTTGATTGGTTAAAAGCCTCTCGACTCAATCTAGTGCTGATTGCTTTGGCTTGAGTCACCAGAAAGCCAACACATTTGCAGGCAGATTCTTGCAGGTGAATTTTCTCAGCCTAAATTTTGCAGGTGAAATTGATGAATTCAAAGTAAAAAAGGAATCATGTACATAATTTCACTGGATTCAGTCTGAAAATAGTCTGATTCTAATGAAACTATATTTCTTCCATAGTATGttacgtgttttttttaatgattattaCAAACGCAATTAGTAAAATCTGTCAATCCTTTCTCTAGATTGCCCTTGTGCACTTCCTGTTCAACATCTCTGGCATCATTTTATGGTATCCAATCCCCTTCACTCGCCTCCCCATCCGGCTGGCTAAGGGTTTGGGGAACATCACGGCCAACTACCGCTGGTTTGCTGCAGTATACATCATCTCCTGCTTCCTCGTGTTGCCGCTCTTGGTATTCAGCCTGTCGCTGGCTGGCTGGAAAGTCCTTGTGGGTGTGGGTGTACCTGTAGTTGTCATGTTGATCACTGTTGCGGTGATCAACGTGCTGCAGAGAAGGAAACCTGGATGTCTGCCTTCGGGACTGCAATCCTGGGATTTCCTCCCTCTCTGGGCCCACTCCCTGGATCCCTGGGATAAACTGGTCGGAGCGTTCACAGCCAaatgctgctgttgctgcaaaTGCTGCCAAGTTTCAAATGACAATCAGGCACACGAAGTACAAGAAATTGTGGAACAGAGCACAGACATACACAAAGAAGTGTATGATAACCCAGCGATGGCTGTGGAGAAAGAAGTAGAGAATGAGATAAAGATAGAActagatattttaaaaataacacaactTTGAGATTTCATATTTATTGTATGTCTGTGACTGTGAATGATTTACAGAGAAATATTGCTCATGGCAGATGAAgcaacagaaattaaaatatttgtatgaTCATTTTAACTAAATACTGTTCTGTAGCGAGAGAAAAAGCGATAAACACTGTGAAGTGTTGATGGTCGTGGTTCATTGAAGTACTCCATTATTAATCAGGAACCTACATTTAGAGCCAATGAAATGATGCATCCCATGTCTGTCAGCATCCTGCTCTGTTCATAACTTATGACGTACTGACCTTATTGCTTTCATACTAATTACTGAAAGTTTTTCAGGCTAATCGGTAGTCAAAGAGCCTTCAGCTCAATGTA
This window harbors:
- the LOC105936674 gene encoding sodium-dependent phosphate transport protein 2B, with the translated sequence MDSLGPPQSAASQKEGQDVKASPAHSTLALVEQNLEETDPWDLPELKDTGVPWSALDTKGKVQRVVVSVLKFVILLGLLYMFICSLDILSSAFQLVGGRAAGDIFQDNSVLSNPLAGLVIGVLVTLLVQSSSTSSSIVVSMVSSGILTVQVAVPIIMGTNIGTSVTNTLVAMTQAGDRSTFRRAFAGATVHDFFNWLSVLVLLPLEAATGYLYVVTELIIDSFQIQSGDAPDLLNVITDVLTEAIIQLDDSVLGDIASGGSEARNKSMIKRWCQTQFNTTLQNVTVPGPENCTSPAFCWVDGNITVTLKNVSEEYNTQKCRHLFVDVNLSDLAVGLILLALSLLVLCSCLVCIVKLLNSMLKGQVASVIKKILNTDFPFPFGWVTGYIAIIVGAGMTFIVQSSSVFTSAITPLVGIGVISLERAYPLSLGSNIGTTTTAILAAMASPGERLANALQIALVHFLFNISGIILWYPIPFTRLPIRLAKGLGNITANYRWFAAVYIISCFLVLPLLVFSLSLAGWKVLVGVGVPVVVMLITVAVINVLQRRKPGCLPSGLQSWDFLPLWAHSLDPWDKLVGAFTAKCCCCCKCCQVSNDNQAHEVQEIVEQSTDIHKEVYDNPAMAVEKEVENEIKIELDILKITQL